A DNA window from Calditrichota bacterium contains the following coding sequences:
- the greA gene encoding transcription elongation factor GreA produces the protein MDRVYLTREGLERMRLDLENLLKVVRPEATQQLSQARELGDLSENAEYHAAREKLASVDRMIADLQRKLTNVELIEQGSINTSEVRIFSKVKLRNVETQGTMEWTLVDPSQANPNQQLISVKSPIGQGLLGKSVGDIAEIEVPAGRIKLQVEEIVRAEGI, from the coding sequence ATGGATAGGGTCTATCTGACCCGTGAGGGACTGGAGCGGATGCGGCTCGACCTGGAGAACTTACTCAAGGTCGTTCGGCCGGAAGCGACGCAGCAACTTAGTCAGGCACGCGAGTTAGGCGACCTCTCAGAGAACGCCGAGTATCACGCCGCGCGCGAAAAACTGGCTTCAGTGGACCGAATGATCGCCGACCTGCAACGTAAGTTGACAAATGTCGAACTTATAGAACAGGGCTCCATTAACACGAGCGAAGTTCGCATCTTCAGCAAGGTGAAACTACGAAACGTTGAAACCCAGGGCACTATGGAGTGGACGCTTGTCGATCCGTCTCAGGCTAATCCTAATCAACAGCTGATATCGGTGAAGTCCCCCATCGGGCAGGGGCTGCTCGGCAAGAGCGTTGGCGATATCGCCGAGATCGAGGTTCCGGCGGGCAGAATCAAACTGCAGGTTGAGGAGATTGTCCGCGCCGAGGGCATATAG
- a CDS encoding N-acetylmuramoyl-L-alanine amidase, whose product MNGFVCIVAWALQTASPPIIDVVYPRIAPGDTIPRIDRVDSNFIFGSVTPPDALLQINGKPVRVWPNGAFLSFQPVDWKSESYRLRAVESGETTRVSVRFTGKKTTPPPEPPKVVFPRLVELGGGAARPDPRGTYYLFPTAGTRAVADGWERGYYRIRLSPDRHIFIESSLVRDIGPAFGGALPVISQIEIDTTRGRIELRARLDRQILTRTTDEFDPYRIAVEFYDVASKIDRIAFRSGTDFVRSATWNQAADGVVTLTLALTGPIWGYHSRWEEGEFVLTMKKPPDLLSGRRLKVAVDAGHGGSQDGAIGPMRLKEKDVNLFAVYALQRKLQEAGFDVLLTRTSDSDVSLTDRTTLALYEDADLLVSLHHNALPDGVNPIEGVYGTSVHYYRPQARAFAEAVQAALISRLSLPDEGIYYHDLALVRPSGCPAILIEAGYMMLPDQELLIGGELWSGLLADGVVAGIKKFLYPSGESSK is encoded by the coding sequence GTGAACGGTTTCGTCTGTATTGTGGCCTGGGCACTGCAGACGGCTTCACCGCCGATCATCGATGTCGTCTATCCGCGCATCGCTCCCGGTGACACCATTCCGCGTATCGACCGCGTCGATAGCAATTTCATTTTCGGGTCGGTAACGCCTCCTGATGCGTTGCTCCAGATCAACGGAAAGCCGGTGCGGGTCTGGCCTAATGGCGCCTTTCTTAGTTTTCAACCGGTTGATTGGAAGAGCGAATCATATCGCCTGCGCGCGGTGGAGAGCGGTGAAACGACCCGCGTTTCAGTGCGCTTCACGGGCAAGAAGACAACCCCGCCGCCCGAGCCTCCGAAGGTGGTCTTTCCTCGACTCGTCGAATTGGGCGGAGGTGCAGCGAGACCCGATCCTCGCGGCACTTACTACCTCTTTCCTACAGCCGGCACGCGAGCCGTCGCCGACGGTTGGGAGCGCGGCTATTATCGCATTCGGTTGTCCCCGGACCGGCATATCTTTATTGAGTCGAGTCTGGTGCGCGACATTGGACCGGCGTTCGGCGGGGCACTGCCGGTCATCTCGCAGATCGAGATCGACACGACGCGCGGGCGTATTGAACTGCGTGCCCGGCTCGACCGGCAGATCCTTACACGGACCACCGACGAGTTCGATCCATATCGCATAGCAGTGGAATTCTATGATGTAGCATCAAAAATCGACCGGATAGCCTTCAGATCCGGAACTGACTTCGTCCGCAGCGCTACCTGGAATCAAGCAGCCGACGGCGTCGTAACGCTCACTTTGGCATTAACCGGACCGATATGGGGATACCATTCAAGATGGGAAGAAGGTGAGTTCGTCCTCACCATGAAGAAGCCGCCTGACCTTTTAAGTGGTCGAAGGCTGAAAGTCGCAGTCGATGCCGGACATGGAGGAAGTCAGGACGGCGCCATCGGGCCGATGCGGTTGAAGGAGAAGGACGTGAACCTTTTCGCAGTCTATGCTCTGCAAAGGAAACTGCAGGAGGCGGGCTTTGACGTTCTGTTGACACGAACCTCCGACAGCGACGTAAGTCTGACCGACCGGACAACATTGGCACTTTATGAGGATGCCGACCTCCTGGTGAGTCTGCATCACAACGCACTTCCCGATGGCGTGAATCCGATCGAAGGGGTCTATGGGACGAGCGTTCATTACTATCGGCCGCAAGCGCGGGCATTTGCGGAGGCTGTTCAAGCGGCATTGATCAGCCGACTAAGCCTTCCGGATGAGGGAATTTACTATCACGACCTTGCGCTCGTTCGGCCGTCGGGATGTCCGGCCATACTGATCGAAGCAGGGTATATGATGCTGCCGGATCAGGAGTTGCTGATCGGAGGCGAATTGTGGTCTGGTCTTTTGGCCGACGGTGTAGTCGCCGGTATCAAGAAGTTTCTTTACCCAAGTGGAGAATCAAGCAAATGA
- a CDS encoding type III pantothenate kinase, with the protein MSASIDTPHLLAIDIGNSATKYGLYKGLELVGRWRAMNAESSEATVIRQEIISHLGRFDFRPEEVEVIAVASVVPAEEAIVEMAAKGLCDKATFKVSSLTYPYPILVREPHRVGADRLAAAAAGYTITGGPLIVIQIGTAITLDMVGDEGAFHGGIIFPGPSTAAHALAGKAAQLPIVDIDFPTGIIGDDTVSAIQSGLSWGIVAMLDGLIEQIEQESSRLHRVLTSGGYGEVYALHSRRFRDYRPNLVLDGINRIYRQAEAGT; encoded by the coding sequence ATGAGTGCAAGCATCGACACGCCCCATCTCCTCGCTATCGATATCGGCAACAGCGCCACCAAGTATGGTCTTTACAAGGGCCTGGAACTTGTTGGCAGGTGGCGGGCGATGAATGCAGAGTCGAGTGAAGCCACAGTCATTCGACAGGAGATCATTTCACATTTGGGCAGATTTGATTTCCGTCCAGAGGAAGTCGAGGTCATTGCGGTTGCTTCCGTCGTTCCGGCTGAAGAGGCGATTGTTGAGATGGCAGCCAAAGGCTTGTGCGACAAGGCAACTTTCAAGGTATCAAGCCTTACCTATCCCTACCCTATTTTAGTGCGTGAACCGCACCGTGTCGGCGCTGATCGTCTCGCGGCTGCAGCGGCCGGTTACACCATCACAGGTGGGCCGCTCATCGTCATCCAAATCGGAACCGCCATAACGCTTGACATGGTTGGTGATGAGGGGGCTTTCCACGGCGGGATCATCTTTCCGGGTCCCTCAACCGCCGCCCATGCACTCGCCGGGAAAGCCGCTCAACTGCCGATAGTGGATATTGATTTTCCGACGGGTATCATCGGCGACGATACTGTATCGGCCATTCAGTCCGGTCTATCTTGGGGGATCGTCGCAATGCTCGATGGGTTGATCGAACAGATCGAGCAAGAGTCAAGTCGTCTTCACAGAGTCCTGACAAGCGGCGGTTACGGCGAAGTCTATGCCCTCCACAGCCGGAGATTTAGGGATTATCGTCCGAATCTGGTACTTGACGGAATCAATCGCATCTACCGACAGGCTGAGGCAGGAACGTGA